In Lacerta agilis isolate rLacAgi1 chromosome 1, rLacAgi1.pri, whole genome shotgun sequence, the following proteins share a genomic window:
- the C1H11orf91 gene encoding uncharacterized protein C11orf91 homolog has protein sequence MSHQQQPPPPPRPPPPLYFPSLYDRTTQSTTLADCSLWRKLFVPLRGGETGSAGPQRPPPGLGLLPPTNERCCPPPWPAGLAPIPYEPLRFFCPAADSTPQRGSGAHQQQQPDGEICELGIRLKELELLALTGDGSDPQQYKLLKALKDEKTQDVITGLTLKKHLPAS, from the exons ATGAGCCACCAGCAacagcctcctccaccccctcggCCACCACCCCCTCTATACTTCCCCTCCCTCTATGACAGAACCACACAAAGTACCACCCTTGCTGATTGCAGCCTTTGGAGGAAGCTCTTTGTGCCACTGCGAGGAGGGGAAACAGGGTCAGCTGGGCCTCAGAGACCTCCACCTGGGCTTGGACTCCTCCCACCCACCAATGAGCGCTGCTGCCCACCCCCCTGGCCAGCTGGTCTGGCCCCCATCCCCTATGAGCCATTGCGCTTCTTCTGTCCTGCTGCTGACAGCACACCCCAGCGTGGAAGTGGGGCAcatcagcagcaacagccagatggAGAGATCTGTGAGCTTGGCATCCGCCTGAAGGAGTTGGAGCTGCTGGCACTCACTGGGGATGGCTCAGACCCACAGCAAT ATAAGCTTCTGAAGGCACTGAAAGATGAAAAGACGCAAGATGTAATAACAGGACTGACTCTGAAGAAACATTTGCCGGCATCATGA